In Pseudomonas nunensis, a single window of DNA contains:
- a CDS encoding DUF58 domain-containing protein, with protein MNVILPPEPGIRVSLAELIEMRHRVREVQLFSTPSQRSPLIGLHHSKLRGRGVDFDQVRVYQAGDDVRTIDWRVTARTQEPHTKLFHEERERPIFIMVEQSRRLFFGSGLMFKSVLAAQAASLIGWAALGHNDRVGGLVFGDNEHYEIKPRRSKQSLLQLLNRLVRVNQSLHTESEQNRDSLNLALRRAREVLRPGSLVIVICDERALTEGSEQQLSLLSRHCDLLLLPLSDPLDHALPAAGLLRFAERGAQLELDTLNFDLRQTYRAQAEERIARWELLAQKLRVLLMPLSTQSEMVEQLREYLNPQKPGKGR; from the coding sequence ATGAACGTCATCCTGCCGCCCGAGCCGGGCATCCGTGTCAGCCTCGCCGAGCTGATCGAGATGCGCCATCGGGTGCGCGAAGTGCAATTGTTCTCCACACCGAGCCAGCGCAGCCCGCTGATCGGCCTGCACCACTCCAAGCTGCGTGGCCGTGGCGTCGATTTCGATCAGGTGCGGGTCTATCAGGCCGGCGACGACGTGCGCACCATTGACTGGCGCGTGACCGCCCGCACCCAGGAGCCGCACACCAAACTCTTTCACGAAGAACGCGAGCGACCGATTTTCATTATGGTCGAGCAAAGCCGTCGGCTGTTTTTCGGCTCTGGGCTGATGTTCAAATCGGTGCTCGCCGCGCAAGCCGCGAGCCTGATCGGCTGGGCCGCCCTGGGCCACAACGACCGGGTTGGCGGATTGGTGTTCGGCGACAACGAGCACTACGAAATCAAACCCCGGCGCAGCAAACAAAGCCTGTTGCAATTGCTCAACCGCTTGGTGCGGGTCAACCAGTCGCTGCACACCGAAAGCGAGCAGAACCGCGATTCGCTGAACCTGGCCCTGCGCCGCGCCCGGGAAGTGTTGCGTCCCGGCAGTCTGGTGATCGTGATCTGTGACGAGCGCGCACTGACCGAAGGTTCCGAGCAACAACTGAGCCTGCTGTCGCGACATTGCGACCTGTTGCTGCTGCCGCTGTCCGATCCGCTGGACCACGCCCTGCCCGCCGCCGGGCTTTTACGTTTCGCGGAACGTGGCGCGCAACTGGAACTCGACACGCTGAATTTCGACCTGCGCCAAACCTACCGCGCCCAGGCCGAAGAACGCATCGCGCGCTGGGAATTGCTCGCGCAGAAGCTGCGGGTATTGTTGATGCCCCTGAGCACCCAGAGCGAGATGGTCGAGCAATTGCGTGAATACCTGAACCCACAGAAACCGGGGAAAGGTCGATGA
- a CDS encoding DUF4381 domain-containing protein, translated as MSSLEQLQPLMTPPPIGFWPPAPGWWLLLLLLPLIGFGLWQLRRFIPNKRPIVRAEQPLDPVRVAALAELARMPKPYDGAPAGAWLQQLNGLLKRLCRNHYPYSQSHTLNGRKWLAFLDNRCPAAGLTRWMVLVEGAYKPECKLDDKAIAGLTQAVDTWIRKHV; from the coding sequence ATGAGCAGTCTCGAACAACTGCAACCGCTGATGACCCCGCCGCCGATCGGCTTCTGGCCGCCAGCGCCGGGTTGGTGGCTATTGCTGCTGTTGCTGCCGCTGATCGGCTTCGGCCTATGGCAGTTGCGCCGCTTCATTCCCAACAAACGTCCCATCGTGCGCGCCGAACAACCACTGGACCCGGTGCGCGTCGCCGCCCTCGCCGAACTGGCGCGCATGCCCAAACCCTACGACGGCGCACCGGCCGGCGCGTGGCTGCAGCAGCTCAACGGCTTGCTCAAGCGCCTGTGCCGCAACCATTACCCCTACAGCCAGAGCCACACGCTGAATGGCCGCAAATGGCTGGCGTTCCTCGACAACCGCTGCCCGGCCGCTGGTTTGACGCGCTGGATGGTGCTGGTGGAAGGCGCCTACAAACCCGAATGCAAACTCGACGACAAGGCCATCGCCGGCCTGACTCAAGCCGTCGACACCTGGATTCGCAAACATGTTTGA
- a CDS encoding vWA domain-containing protein, with product MFEFAWPWIFALLPLPWLMRLVLPVADSGEPALKVSFLSDLEGLTRRRARANLPAWRQQAPFILLWLLLLMAAARPQWLGEPLPIAASGRDLLVAVDVSGSMDFPDMQWQDEDVSRLSLVQHLLGDFLESREGDRVGLILFGSQAYLQAPLTFDRRTVRVWLDEARIGIAGKNTAIGDAIGLALKRLRMRPAQSRVLILVTDGANNGGEIDPLTAARLAASEGVKIYPIGIGADPEQSGTLGFLGVNPSLDLDEPALKAIAQATGGQYFRAHDGKELQAIKETLDKLEPVTQQPTQARPAQALYHWPLALALLLSMLLVARERWPDNPLQRFLSKDLFLQSQLPDWRQRLNRLRLRRRR from the coding sequence ATGTTTGAGTTCGCCTGGCCGTGGATTTTCGCCCTGCTGCCGCTGCCGTGGCTGATGCGCCTGGTGCTGCCGGTAGCCGACAGCGGTGAACCGGCGCTCAAAGTCAGTTTTCTCAGCGACCTCGAAGGCCTGACCCGCCGGCGTGCCCGCGCCAACCTGCCGGCCTGGCGCCAGCAAGCCCCGTTCATTCTGCTGTGGCTGTTGCTGCTGATGGCCGCCGCGCGCCCGCAATGGCTCGGCGAGCCGCTGCCGATTGCCGCCAGTGGCCGCGATTTGCTGGTGGCGGTGGACGTGTCCGGCTCGATGGATTTCCCCGACATGCAGTGGCAGGACGAAGACGTCAGCCGCTTGTCGCTGGTCCAGCATTTGCTCGGGGACTTTCTGGAAAGCCGCGAAGGCGACCGGGTCGGCCTGATCCTGTTCGGCAGCCAGGCCTATTTGCAAGCGCCGCTGACTTTTGACCGCCGTACCGTGCGGGTCTGGCTGGATGAAGCGCGGATCGGCATCGCCGGCAAAAACACCGCCATCGGCGATGCCATCGGCTTGGCCCTCAAGCGATTGCGCATGCGTCCGGCGCAGAGTCGCGTACTGATTCTGGTCACTGACGGCGCCAACAACGGTGGCGAAATCGATCCGCTGACCGCCGCGCGCCTGGCCGCCAGCGAAGGCGTGAAAATCTACCCGATCGGCATCGGTGCCGATCCGGAACAAAGCGGCACCCTGGGTTTCCTCGGCGTCAATCCAAGCCTGGACCTCGATGAACCGGCGCTGAAGGCCATCGCCCAAGCCACCGGCGGCCAGTACTTCCGCGCCCACGACGGCAAGGAGTTGCAGGCGATCAAGGAAACGTTGGACAAACTCGAGCCGGTGACCCAGCAACCGACCCAGGCCCGCCCGGCCCAGGCGTTGTATCACTGGCCTCTGGCGCTGGCGTTGCTGTTAAGCATGCTGTTGGTGGCGCGCGAGCGCTGGCCGGACAATCCGTTGCAACGCTTCCTGAGCAAGGACCTGTTTTTGCAAAGCCAACTGCCGGACTGGCGCCAACGGCTTAATCGCCTGCGCCTGCGGAGGCGTCGATGA